One window from the genome of Hypanus sabinus isolate sHypSab1 chromosome 16, sHypSab1.hap1, whole genome shotgun sequence encodes:
- the s1pr5a gene encoding sphingosine 1-phosphate receptor 5a, producing the protein MDAGVSERVGTYFGDYYNNETVSLHYNYTGKLTPGRYKAGLRLHAVISLIVCMFIIVENLMVLIAIRKNSKFHTPMFYLLANLTLSDLLAGVTYVVNILLSGANTLKLTPLLWFLREGGVFITLTASVFSLLAIAVERHVTMVRMQLYNADKKWRTRLFVGADWIFSVFLGSLPILGWNCIGNLPFCSTILPLYSKYYILVCILIFIAVLFSIVILYIRIYLKVKSNSLDMATLRSGESRKSKKSRALLKTLTIVVASFIVCWLPIFIVLLLDVSLTVRSSSISSVADYFLGLAMLNSALNPVIYTLTNRDMRHTIVRLVCLTKVDEQPRCCGAVITEFSSTQGDRSSLHRHELLHTTLSSGNGPQSPTRISLASR; encoded by the coding sequence ATGGATGCGGGGGTCAGTGAAAGAGTGGGCACGTATTTTGGGGATTATTACAACAACGAGACGGTGAGTTTGCATTATAACTATACCGGGAAGCTAACCCCGGGCAGATACAAGGCAGGTCTGAGGTTGCACGCTGTCATATCTTTGATCGTTTGCATGTTTATAATAGTGGAGAATCTGATGGTCCTCATAGCCATCCGGAAGAACAGTAAGTTCCACACGCCAATGTTTTACTTGCTGGCCAACCTGACTCTGTCAGACCTGTTGGCAGGAGTAACCTACGTGGTCAACATTCTGCTGTCCGGTGCCAACACCCTGAAACTGACACCGCTCCTGTGGTTCTTGAGAGAAGGTGGCGTTTTCATCACCCTCACGGCGTCGGTCTTCAGCCTGCTGGCCATCGCGGTGGAGAGGCACGTCACGATGGTCAGGATGCAGCTGTACAACGCCGACAAGAAGTGGCGGACGCGGCTGTTTGTGGGGGCGGACTGGATCTTTTCGGTGTTCCTCGGGAGCCTCCCGATCCTGGGCTGGAACTGCATTGGAAACCTGCCCTTTTGCTCGACAATACTGCCGCTGTACTCGAAGTACTACATCCTGGTGTGCATTCTCATCTTTATCGCCGTCCTGTTTTCCATAGTGATACTCTACATTCGAATTTACCTTAAAGTCAAGAGTAACAGCCTCGACATGGCCACTTTGAGAAGTGGGGAATCCAGGAAGAGCAAGAAGTCCCGGGCATTGCTGAAGACCCTGACCATCGTGGTGGCCTCTTTCATTGTCTGCTGGTTGCCGATATTCATTGTGCTGCTACTGGACGTTTCCCTCACAGTGAGAAGCTCTTCCATTTCTAGTGTGGCCGATTATTTCCTGGGACTGGCCATGCTCAATTCAGCCTTGAATCCTGTAATTTACACCCTAACCAACAGGGACATGCGCCACACCATCGTGCGCCTGGTGTGCCTGACCAAAGTCGACGAGCAGCCTCGCTGTTGCGGCGCTGTGATAACCGAGTTCAGCAGCACCCAAGGCGACCGGTCCTCGCTGCACAGACACGAACTTCTGCACACCACCCTGTCCTCCGGGAACGGACCGCAGTCTCCCACGAGGATCTCGCTGGCCTCGCGGTGA